In Thalassoglobus sp. JC818, one DNA window encodes the following:
- a CDS encoding prolipoprotein diacylglyceryl transferase, with the protein MRQTLFRIWMERPWAFWTSFPDQTPQVGVCWVVLFLAAIFVIVHLVRGQKSTLLERNTWLSWVAAIVLLSGQPVLGILPETLPVFGYGTMVLIGFVTALWFSCVRAKSVGFDPDIILDAAFWVLGLGIVGGRLAFLIQYGHFVFANSQGPFDLIFRAVNLSEGGLVQIGGLVGGTLGFLLFCYRRNLNFFEFADIMTPAIFIGIGFGRIGCLLNGCCYGDPCDLPWGIQFPAESVTFGELASRGFVDPDAATTHLMHPTQIYSSINGFILAFVTANYYWYRKHSGDVFALGAILYAITRTQLEFLRADELGQLGTGLTISQLYSVGILAFGVIVLLTGRMRSKPQQMTAVPTT; encoded by the coding sequence GTGCGACAAACACTATTTCGAATCTGGATGGAACGCCCCTGGGCTTTCTGGACCAGTTTTCCAGACCAAACTCCTCAAGTCGGCGTCTGCTGGGTCGTCTTATTTCTGGCGGCAATCTTTGTGATCGTGCACCTCGTTCGCGGTCAGAAGTCGACACTCCTGGAACGCAATACCTGGCTGAGCTGGGTTGCAGCCATCGTTCTGTTGAGCGGTCAACCCGTGCTGGGAATTCTGCCAGAGACACTTCCGGTATTTGGCTACGGAACGATGGTTCTGATCGGATTCGTCACTGCGCTCTGGTTTTCTTGCGTCCGGGCGAAGTCGGTCGGTTTCGATCCTGACATCATCCTCGATGCCGCATTCTGGGTGCTCGGTCTTGGGATTGTAGGGGGCCGGTTGGCATTCTTGATTCAGTACGGTCACTTCGTCTTTGCAAATTCACAAGGCCCCTTCGATCTCATTTTTCGCGCCGTCAATCTCTCAGAAGGAGGTTTGGTGCAAATTGGCGGTCTTGTTGGCGGAACGTTAGGTTTTCTGCTGTTCTGTTATCGACGGAATCTGAACTTCTTCGAATTTGCGGACATCATGACTCCCGCGATTTTTATTGGGATTGGATTCGGGAGAATCGGCTGTTTGTTGAATGGATGCTGCTACGGCGATCCGTGCGATTTGCCATGGGGAATCCAGTTTCCAGCTGAGAGCGTGACGTTCGGAGAACTCGCATCGCGTGGGTTCGTTGACCCGGATGCTGCGACGACGCATCTGATGCACCCCACGCAGATTTATAGCTCGATCAATGGCTTTATCCTCGCCTTCGTGACTGCCAACTACTACTGGTATCGAAAGCACTCCGGTGACGTTTTCGCACTCGGAGCGATTCTGTACGCGATCACACGAACTCAGCTTGAGTTTCTGCGAGCTGATGAACTTGGTCAGTTGGGAACCGGGCTGACAATTTCACAGCTTTACAGCGTCGGGATTCTAGCCTTTGGCGTCATAGTGTTGCTCACAGGACGGATGCGTTCCAAACCTCAGCAAATGACTGCAGTCCCAACGACTTGA
- a CDS encoding efflux RND transporter permease subunit: MSVKFQKAFGWTVDRRGIVWALLFCLTAVSALGYVAPDMVWKLFEPAPAVVNETSTTQQTAPRQAAPDVEVVSLTDSEVILVIDSSQFFTVEGSQALKACVSALEELDYVESVLWIDEVPPLNIFGLRESFFPGVHASERQFEQAREIALAHPLVGGQLLSRDGETTLLMVQLNWFFVESDEAVTDGLRRAVKSTLKNFPTNDFEVLVTGPVPMYLTFITSQEANRFKYQIIGYGMVLLMAVILFRGFRAVMIVAIAPTLGVFWTIGLVSYFELQDNPFIDIVLPILLSMVGLTDGVHLMVEIRRQRASGLSEKEAAKRGIQKVGLACLLTSLTTAIGFGSLSMAHHQVIREFGWACVLGVIVTFIAVITSIPLACSTWLGRSIHHGHERGLIDRNLSRISVIIDFVLGHARVVGILGIVITFAFTAISLTLRPDDRRTTGLPMKSEAARAIDHMDQAFGGLELGFVEVTWDPEVPSDSAEVLKVVTEVDDALREEPLLGSPLSIRSFIDALPGDGDFEERMPLLELLPPPLKRSYYSPEKRSARIQFRVQDLGIAKYAPVFERVREECAAITRDHPGFEVRLGGEPVRRWESLFQIVMDLVYSLGSASLIIFVVLSLAYRSLRLGLISIIPNVFPLAVTGVYLVVTGQTLEIVSVCAFTVCLGIAVDDTIHFLTRYEEERAELQARGGGSEREAIRRAFIGTGTALIMTTAVLVVGFATVMFSDMRDQRIFASMAGLTISAALFGDLVFLPALLSFFGESDSRSDDSTDPQLDPRSAESSEEDSSDSMISATLDR, translated from the coding sequence GTGTCAGTAAAATTTCAGAAAGCTTTCGGCTGGACTGTCGACCGGCGAGGAATTGTTTGGGCGCTGCTGTTCTGTCTGACAGCCGTTTCCGCGCTCGGTTATGTCGCACCTGATATGGTTTGGAAACTCTTCGAACCCGCACCCGCTGTGGTGAACGAGACGAGTACGACCCAACAAACGGCTCCCAGGCAAGCTGCTCCCGACGTTGAGGTTGTCAGTCTCACCGATTCCGAAGTCATTCTGGTCATCGATTCCAGCCAGTTCTTCACTGTTGAAGGCTCACAGGCTTTGAAAGCCTGTGTGAGCGCTCTCGAAGAACTTGATTACGTCGAAAGCGTCCTATGGATCGATGAAGTCCCCCCTCTCAATATCTTTGGGCTTCGAGAATCATTCTTTCCGGGAGTCCATGCTTCAGAGCGGCAATTCGAACAGGCCCGAGAAATCGCTCTGGCTCATCCACTTGTCGGGGGGCAGTTGCTGTCTCGCGACGGTGAAACGACTCTCCTGATGGTGCAACTCAATTGGTTCTTTGTCGAAAGTGACGAAGCTGTCACCGACGGTTTGCGTCGAGCGGTGAAGTCAACGCTCAAGAACTTCCCGACGAATGATTTCGAGGTTTTGGTCACGGGACCTGTCCCGATGTACCTGACCTTCATCACCTCACAGGAGGCGAATCGTTTCAAGTACCAGATCATCGGCTACGGGATGGTTCTTCTGATGGCGGTCATCCTCTTCCGAGGATTCCGGGCTGTCATGATCGTCGCGATCGCTCCGACTCTGGGAGTCTTCTGGACGATCGGGCTAGTGAGCTATTTTGAACTGCAAGACAATCCATTTATCGACATTGTCTTGCCCATTTTGTTGAGTATGGTCGGGCTGACCGATGGTGTTCACTTGATGGTCGAAATCCGGCGTCAGCGCGCATCGGGCTTGTCAGAAAAAGAGGCAGCCAAGCGGGGTATCCAGAAAGTCGGCCTGGCCTGTCTTCTCACATCTCTGACCACAGCGATCGGTTTTGGCTCGCTCTCAATGGCTCATCATCAAGTGATCCGAGAGTTTGGATGGGCTTGCGTGCTGGGAGTGATCGTCACGTTCATCGCGGTGATTACATCAATTCCACTGGCCTGCTCGACATGGCTCGGGAGATCGATTCATCACGGCCATGAGCGGGGGCTCATCGATCGAAATCTGAGCCGAATCAGTGTGATTATCGATTTCGTTCTTGGACATGCGCGAGTCGTGGGCATCCTTGGAATTGTGATCACCTTCGCCTTCACTGCGATCTCTCTGACGCTTCGCCCCGATGATCGACGCACAACCGGTTTGCCGATGAAATCCGAAGCAGCCCGGGCGATTGATCACATGGATCAAGCATTCGGAGGGCTCGAGCTCGGATTCGTCGAAGTCACGTGGGACCCGGAGGTTCCATCAGACTCCGCCGAAGTCTTGAAAGTGGTCACTGAAGTTGATGACGCGTTACGCGAAGAACCGCTGCTTGGAAGTCCGCTGTCCATCCGTTCTTTCATTGATGCGCTCCCTGGAGACGGAGACTTCGAAGAGCGAATGCCGCTTTTGGAACTGCTTCCTCCTCCGTTGAAGCGTTCCTACTACTCTCCGGAGAAAAGATCAGCCCGAATTCAGTTTCGCGTTCAGGATTTGGGAATCGCCAAATACGCACCGGTGTTCGAACGGGTTCGAGAAGAGTGCGCAGCGATCACACGAGATCATCCCGGATTTGAGGTCAGACTGGGTGGCGAACCGGTCCGCCGCTGGGAGAGCCTCTTTCAAATCGTGATGGACCTCGTTTACAGCCTCGGCAGTGCCAGCCTCATCATCTTCGTCGTCTTGAGTCTTGCTTACCGTTCGCTTCGTCTCGGTTTGATTTCGATCATTCCGAATGTCTTCCCGCTGGCCGTCACCGGAGTCTATCTGGTGGTGACAGGTCAAACCCTCGAGATCGTCAGTGTATGCGCCTTTACGGTTTGTCTGGGGATCGCAGTGGACGACACGATTCACTTTCTGACGCGTTACGAAGAAGAACGCGCTGAGCTTCAGGCCAGGGGAGGAGGATCAGAACGTGAAGCAATTCGACGCGCGTTCATCGGAACGGGAACAGCGCTCATCATGACGACTGCGGTTCTAGTTGTCGGTTTTGCGACGGTCATGTTCAGCGATATGCGAGATCAGCGAATTTTCGCCAGCATGGCCGGGCTCACGATTTCCGCAGCACTCTTTGGCGATCTTGTTTTTCTCCCCGCACTTCTATCATTCTTCGGGGAAAGCGACAGTCGTTCAGATGATTCCACCGATCCGCAGCTTGACCCTCGAAGCGCCGAGTCATCGGAGGAGGACTCTTCTGATTCCATGATTTCTGCGACACTCGATCGGTAA
- a CDS encoding NAD-dependent epimerase/dehydratase family protein, which yields MRLIAVVTGAAGLIGAEACRQFSKVGFQIVGIDNDLRAHFFGPNSSTSPQMSVLKEQIPELVHHPVDIRDREKVDSVFSDYSSDISVVIHTAGQPSHDWAASDPFTDFNVNAVGTLNLLEATRASCPDAAFLFTSTNKVYGDRPNELPLVEEETRWELDSSHPFFEYGIDESMPIDQTTHSLFGCSKTAADLLVQEYGRYFGMKTAAFRGGCLTGPGHSGAQLHGFLSYLTKCAVQRIPYRIFGYRGKQVRDNIHAHDFVRMLLCCARDPVQGEVFNAGGGRFSNCSILEAISIIESLRGERMVIDFDETPRRGDHQWYLSDTRKFSHRYPDWSMTLNLQTILEELIRAHETAART from the coding sequence TTGAGGTTGATTGCAGTTGTCACTGGAGCGGCGGGGCTCATTGGAGCCGAAGCGTGCCGCCAGTTTTCGAAAGTGGGGTTTCAGATCGTGGGGATCGACAACGATCTACGCGCTCACTTCTTCGGGCCGAATTCTTCGACAAGTCCGCAAATGTCGGTTCTGAAAGAACAGATCCCAGAACTCGTCCATCACCCGGTCGATATTCGCGACCGCGAGAAAGTAGACTCAGTCTTTTCGGATTACTCTTCGGACATCTCCGTGGTGATTCACACTGCCGGTCAGCCTTCGCACGACTGGGCAGCGAGTGACCCGTTCACAGACTTTAATGTGAACGCGGTTGGGACGCTCAATCTCTTGGAAGCGACTCGTGCGTCGTGTCCGGACGCGGCTTTTCTGTTTACTTCGACGAACAAAGTTTACGGCGACCGACCGAATGAGTTGCCTCTCGTTGAAGAAGAAACGCGTTGGGAACTCGATTCGAGCCATCCGTTCTTCGAGTATGGGATCGATGAATCGATGCCGATTGACCAAACGACTCACTCGCTGTTCGGATGCTCAAAAACTGCGGCAGACTTACTCGTTCAGGAATACGGACGCTACTTCGGAATGAAGACCGCAGCGTTCCGCGGGGGATGCCTGACAGGGCCCGGACATTCGGGAGCGCAACTGCATGGATTCTTGTCTTACCTGACCAAGTGTGCGGTCCAGCGAATTCCCTATCGCATTTTCGGGTATCGGGGAAAACAAGTCCGAGACAATATTCACGCTCACGATTTCGTCCGCATGCTCTTGTGTTGTGCACGCGATCCGGTGCAGGGAGAAGTCTTCAATGCGGGCGGCGGGCGTTTTAGCAATTGTTCGATTTTGGAAGCAATCAGCATCATCGAGTCACTCAGGGGAGAACGCATGGTCATTGATTTTGACGAGACCCCCAGACGCGGCGATCATCAATGGTATCTCAGCGATACCCGCAAGTTTTCTCATCGGTATCCCGACTGGTCGATGACACTCAATTTACAAACGATTCTCGAAGAACTCATTCGAGCCCACGAAACGGCAGCCCGAACCTGA
- a CDS encoding glycerophosphodiester phosphodiesterase: MNSVASRIFKEWTQTGWGMVVVGVLFRLISFVVLAPLPGLVLRTVLTFSGQSAVADMDIVSFVLHPLGMIGMITVAAVFLCVLALEQATFIVMAMSGRKVTTGDLLTCLHISFLKAPNVLRLTLQIVVRVLMIAVPFLAAGGLIFWLMLTDVDINFYLQNRPPKFLVAASMIGVVLAVMCWRLLPRVAGWFVALPILMMEKEGPWGAIRVSEQRTMGHRKNIGIGFVAWIGISLLLSMVLSAATVFIARSVVPPFTGSVTILITVLGALLIIYSLASLAISLTQSILFSLLMTDFYRQTLPEEKAVPVSVKDIPQAESKFWSQLTWPRLASGVVILALFSGLIGVWLVDGVRPVDDVLIIAHRGASGSAPENTLSSVRRALDENADQVEIDVQETADGEVVVFHDSDFMKVSRVNLKIWDATLEKLSQIDIGSHFSSDFDQERVPTLKEVLEVCSGHAVVNIELKYYGHDQDLERKVVQIVEETGMTDSVVLMSLKLDAVKKMKKLRPDWTVGLLTATAIGDLTKLEADFLAVNSSLISHAFVDRAHDRGKDVYCWTVNDSIQMSLMMSQGVDGIITDFPGLARRVIQQRMELNTVERLLLELAYNFGVITSAPGPEQ, encoded by the coding sequence ATGAATTCAGTCGCCAGCCGCATTTTCAAAGAGTGGACTCAAACTGGCTGGGGAATGGTCGTTGTCGGTGTTCTGTTTCGGCTGATCTCGTTTGTCGTTCTCGCTCCCTTACCCGGACTTGTCTTGAGGACAGTCCTCACATTCTCCGGGCAATCGGCCGTCGCCGATATGGATATCGTCTCGTTCGTGCTGCATCCGCTGGGAATGATCGGCATGATCACTGTCGCAGCTGTCTTCTTGTGCGTCCTCGCCTTGGAGCAGGCGACCTTCATCGTGATGGCCATGTCTGGACGAAAGGTAACAACTGGTGACTTGCTGACGTGTCTGCACATTAGCTTCTTGAAAGCACCGAATGTTCTACGACTGACTCTACAGATCGTAGTTCGCGTGCTGATGATCGCAGTTCCGTTTCTCGCCGCGGGAGGTCTGATTTTCTGGCTGATGTTGACCGACGTCGATATCAACTTTTATCTGCAGAACCGACCACCCAAATTTCTTGTTGCAGCTTCGATGATTGGAGTCGTGCTGGCTGTCATGTGTTGGAGACTCCTTCCCCGAGTCGCGGGATGGTTCGTTGCACTCCCGATCTTGATGATGGAAAAAGAAGGCCCGTGGGGTGCGATACGCGTCAGCGAACAACGAACGATGGGGCATCGAAAAAACATCGGAATTGGTTTCGTCGCCTGGATCGGAATCTCATTGTTGCTGTCGATGGTCCTTTCGGCAGCCACGGTCTTCATTGCTCGCAGCGTCGTTCCGCCATTCACAGGTTCCGTGACCATTCTCATCACCGTCCTCGGGGCTCTTCTGATTATCTACAGCTTGGCATCGCTCGCTATCAGTTTGACTCAGTCAATTTTGTTCTCACTGCTGATGACAGACTTCTATCGACAGACACTCCCGGAGGAGAAAGCCGTACCTGTTTCGGTAAAAGACATTCCGCAAGCTGAGTCAAAGTTCTGGTCGCAATTGACCTGGCCACGACTGGCTTCTGGAGTTGTGATTCTCGCATTGTTCTCTGGGTTGATTGGCGTTTGGCTGGTCGATGGAGTCCGTCCGGTCGACGATGTTTTGATCATTGCTCATCGTGGAGCATCTGGATCAGCTCCGGAAAATACTCTCTCTTCGGTGCGAAGGGCATTGGACGAAAATGCTGACCAGGTAGAAATTGACGTTCAAGAAACGGCGGACGGAGAGGTCGTCGTCTTTCATGATTCAGACTTCATGAAAGTCAGTCGAGTCAATTTGAAGATTTGGGACGCCACGTTGGAAAAGCTCTCACAGATCGATATCGGCAGTCATTTCTCCTCAGACTTCGATCAAGAGCGAGTTCCAACTCTCAAAGAAGTCCTCGAGGTCTGCTCCGGGCATGCCGTGGTGAACATAGAACTGAAATACTATGGCCACGATCAGGACTTGGAGCGAAAGGTGGTCCAGATCGTCGAAGAGACCGGGATGACAGACAGCGTTGTACTGATGTCCCTGAAGCTGGACGCGGTCAAGAAAATGAAGAAACTTCGGCCCGATTGGACGGTGGGATTGCTCACTGCGACTGCGATCGGAGATTTGACAAAGCTGGAAGCGGACTTTCTGGCTGTCAATTCGAGTTTGATCAGCCATGCATTTGTAGACCGTGCTCACGATCGCGGAAAGGATGTTTACTGTTGGACGGTGAACGATTCGATTCAGATGTCTCTGATGATGTCGCAAGGAGTCGACGGGATCATCACTGACTTTCCGGGGCTGGCTCGGAGAGTGATTCAACAAAGAATGGAACTCAACACCGTCGAACGCCTACTGCTGGAGTTGGCCTACAACTTCGGAGTGATCACTTCCGCACCGGGGCCAGAACAATAA
- a CDS encoding glycosyltransferase family 2 protein: protein MSQVSPLNSRPQLSLVIPAHNEEQNIQGCLDELVSALITGAGLDVELIVVADGCTDQTEELVQERMKAVPGIRLIRHSAPCGFGRAIRCGLNYAEGDVVVIYMADLSDRPQDVLNYYRLIIDEEYDCVFGSRFIDGGSVHNYPRFKLIVNRFVNTAIRVMFWTRFNDLTNAFKAYRREVIQSCGPYRSCHFNITLEMSLSALIAGYRIKQCPIHWEGRTWGSTKLKLREMGRRYLCTLMMLFFQRMLIADDVRQERDRTGASGEEILLTEVSDSSTV, encoded by the coding sequence ATGTCCCAAGTGAGTCCGTTGAATAGTCGCCCCCAACTTTCGCTGGTGATCCCGGCACATAACGAAGAACAGAACATTCAGGGATGTCTTGATGAACTGGTGTCGGCACTCATCACAGGGGCTGGACTTGATGTCGAACTGATCGTCGTCGCGGATGGATGTACCGACCAAACCGAAGAACTCGTTCAGGAAAGAATGAAAGCGGTCCCCGGGATCCGCTTGATTCGACACTCAGCTCCGTGCGGTTTCGGTCGAGCGATTCGCTGCGGACTCAATTACGCCGAGGGCGATGTTGTTGTCATCTACATGGCTGATCTGTCAGATCGACCGCAGGATGTTCTGAACTACTATCGTCTGATCATCGACGAAGAGTACGACTGCGTTTTCGGATCGAGATTCATCGACGGCGGAAGCGTTCACAACTACCCCCGTTTCAAGTTGATCGTCAACCGATTCGTGAACACCGCGATTCGCGTCATGTTCTGGACCCGGTTCAATGACCTGACGAATGCGTTCAAAGCGTATCGGCGGGAAGTCATTCAGTCATGTGGCCCGTATCGATCGTGCCACTTCAACATCACACTGGAGATGTCTCTCAGTGCGTTGATTGCGGGCTATAGGATCAAACAATGCCCGATTCACTGGGAAGGCCGCACCTGGGGCTCGACGAAACTCAAGCTTCGCGAAATGGGACGCCGCTACCTGTGCACGTTAATGATGTTGTTCTTCCAGCGGATGCTAATTGCCGATGATGTCCGTCAGGAGCGGGATCGAACCGGAGCTTCGGGAGAAGAAATCTTGCTCACAGAAGTCTCAGACTCGTCGACGGTCTGA
- a CDS encoding glycosyltransferase family 39 protein, with protein MIEPPSGGNWKWPLLPVIVFLGLRLPLVVHQPGGQDEQVFAVPGWTVAKEGVPRVPYLVTDKRATFYQNADRCLMALPPGLFYIQAPFFYLLSAGYPTARMPLLWGGCLAIGLCYFATRKFGGNWFAGLLAASLLAFSRPLMFTSILARPDLLCMLCGWGALLTLWAHSGKRSWKRIVSAGALCGLGGLFHPFALVFCIQCGVWVLGANGSLKDRLLRATLLTFSAVAVLMLWLPLIIKFPQEFQSQFFANVVDRAGPGLGSRLLNPIPSFRHHIGLIWEFFGSSQTAFFGGGAIISLVILLRQRASHARALTMIVVSSLYLTATVAGMHPTKGYWVYPTFWICVTIGLALQPWLTTSTHRIRYFPTAIVIAIGMVVFVPGGGLRSAWVYWNHWGDQRFHAGNFISEVLEEMPSDGLYLADTSYVFDIYLSGRETLLCQQRELFYGDSEIPYRYLLAAGEAVQDEWPKEYGAVLSSTIGTQATPQDCFVNIYVPSESVE; from the coding sequence ATGATTGAGCCGCCGTCAGGAGGAAACTGGAAGTGGCCTCTTCTTCCAGTCATTGTCTTTTTAGGACTGCGACTTCCGCTCGTCGTTCATCAACCGGGCGGTCAGGATGAACAGGTCTTTGCCGTTCCGGGGTGGACTGTCGCGAAAGAGGGAGTTCCTCGTGTTCCATATCTGGTGACAGACAAACGAGCCACGTTCTATCAGAACGCCGATCGATGTTTGATGGCGCTTCCGCCCGGGCTGTTCTACATTCAAGCACCGTTTTTCTACCTGCTTTCGGCTGGCTATCCCACCGCGAGAATGCCGCTGCTGTGGGGCGGATGTCTCGCGATTGGCCTTTGTTACTTCGCAACAAGGAAATTTGGTGGGAATTGGTTCGCGGGTCTTCTCGCTGCAAGTCTGCTGGCGTTTTCCCGTCCGTTGATGTTCACGTCGATACTGGCTCGGCCAGACTTGCTCTGCATGCTTTGTGGTTGGGGGGCACTGCTGACGTTGTGGGCCCACTCCGGAAAACGGAGTTGGAAGCGAATCGTCTCAGCTGGAGCCTTGTGTGGTCTGGGCGGACTTTTTCATCCGTTCGCTCTTGTCTTCTGCATACAGTGCGGAGTCTGGGTGCTCGGCGCGAATGGCAGCCTGAAAGATCGCCTTCTTCGGGCGACTCTTCTGACGTTCTCAGCAGTGGCTGTCTTGATGTTGTGGTTGCCGCTGATCATCAAGTTTCCGCAGGAGTTTCAAAGTCAATTCTTTGCGAATGTTGTTGATCGTGCTGGGCCCGGTCTTGGATCGCGTCTCTTGAATCCGATTCCGTCTTTTCGGCACCACATTGGTCTCATCTGGGAGTTCTTCGGTTCTTCGCAGACCGCGTTCTTCGGCGGAGGTGCGATCATCAGCCTGGTGATCTTGCTCAGGCAGCGCGCATCCCATGCCCGCGCGCTTACGATGATCGTGGTCTCAAGTCTCTATCTGACAGCGACAGTGGCCGGGATGCATCCGACCAAGGGGTATTGGGTTTATCCGACATTCTGGATCTGCGTGACCATCGGACTGGCGTTGCAACCGTGGTTGACGACGAGCACTCACCGGATCAGATATTTCCCGACAGCGATTGTCATTGCGATTGGGATGGTCGTTTTCGTTCCGGGCGGAGGCCTACGATCCGCCTGGGTCTATTGGAATCATTGGGGCGATCAACGTTTCCATGCGGGGAACTTCATCTCCGAAGTCCTCGAAGAGATGCCCTCAGATGGGCTTTATCTCGCCGACACAAGCTACGTCTTTGACATCTACCTTTCTGGACGTGAGACTCTGTTGTGTCAACAACGTGAACTCTTTTACGGAGACTCAGAGATTCCCTATCGATATCTACTCGCCGCTGGCGAAGCTGTTCAGGATGAGTGGCCCAAAGAATATGGCGCTGTTCTCAGCTCGACGATCGGAACACAGGCAACGCCGCAAGACTGCTTTGTAAACATTTATGTCCCAAGTGAGTCCGTTGAATAG
- a CDS encoding NAD-dependent epimerase/dehydratase family protein, whose amino-acid sequence MKTLITGVCGFVGSRLAEWIRQERSDWTVIGIDNLSRAGAETNRTRIQSLGVEFVHGDIRDRNDLELIPDVEAVIDASAMPSVLAGTDGGGASLQLMQHNLIGTLNLLEFCRSRSAKFNMISTSRVYAIKPLAGLPLTKQDEAYLPNFDEIKTAGLSELGVSEEFSTEAPVSLYGASKLASEVLAKEYAETFDFPVWINRCGVMAGAGQFGHPGQGIFAFWIHSHQQRQPLKYIGFDGTGAQVRDMLHPFDLARLVVKQFESDGDRDRPMLVNVSGGVESALSLAQLTQWCDQRFGEHFVGTDPNPRPFDLPWVVLDNSLAKKTWDWSPEWTREDILTEIADFAETRNDWLTISRGR is encoded by the coding sequence GTGAAGACTCTCATCACCGGTGTTTGCGGGTTTGTCGGCAGCCGTCTGGCAGAATGGATTCGTCAAGAGCGTTCCGATTGGACTGTGATCGGTATCGATAATCTGTCGCGGGCCGGAGCGGAAACGAATCGCACACGCATTCAGTCTCTGGGAGTCGAATTCGTTCATGGTGATATTCGGGACAGAAACGATCTGGAATTGATTCCCGATGTCGAAGCGGTCATCGATGCTTCTGCAATGCCAAGCGTGCTGGCTGGAACGGATGGAGGCGGTGCTTCGCTGCAGTTGATGCAGCACAACTTGATCGGAACATTGAATCTCCTGGAGTTCTGTCGGTCACGTTCGGCCAAGTTCAATATGATCAGCACGAGTCGAGTCTACGCGATCAAGCCGCTTGCCGGGTTGCCACTGACCAAACAGGACGAAGCATATCTTCCGAACTTCGATGAGATCAAAACTGCCGGGCTCAGCGAACTCGGCGTATCAGAAGAGTTTTCCACCGAAGCTCCTGTTTCACTTTATGGGGCAAGCAAACTCGCTTCCGAAGTTCTCGCGAAAGAATACGCAGAGACGTTCGACTTTCCAGTCTGGATCAATCGGTGCGGAGTGATGGCAGGGGCTGGACAGTTCGGACATCCGGGGCAGGGGATTTTCGCATTCTGGATTCACTCACATCAGCAGCGACAACCACTCAAATACATCGGATTCGACGGAACCGGGGCACAGGTGAGAGATATGCTTCACCCGTTCGATCTAGCTCGACTCGTTGTCAAGCAGTTTGAGTCTGACGGTGACCGCGATCGGCCGATGCTCGTCAATGTCTCGGGCGGCGTCGAGAGTGCGCTGTCGCTGGCACAACTGACTCAATGGTGCGATCAACGATTCGGGGAACATTTCGTCGGGACTGATCCCAATCCACGTCCTTTTGATTTGCCATGGGTCGTTCTCGATAACAGCCTCGCGAAGAAAACATGGGATTGGTCACCCGAGTGGACACGTGAAGACATTTTGACTGAGATCGCCGACTTTGCAGAGACACGAAACGACTGGCTGACCATTTCGAGGGGGCGATGA
- the panC gene encoding pantoate--beta-alanine ligase, producing MEVTTEVRETRRLLREARQKGCRIGCVPTMGALHAGHLSLIEECRKSVDFVLVTIFVNPTQFGPSEDLERYPRPLAQDLNSCEHVQVDAVFTPEIPTLYPEGFDTWVECGEISGILEGASRPGHFRGVTTIVAKLLNIVQPDVACFGQKDYQQQTIIRQMVRDLNIPTEIVVCPTLREADGLAMSSRNAYLNEQQRASAVALHQALERAEQLLQAGEASFKDVEEAMIERLKSFDGVNPEYAVIRDPDSLQEPDEAATSVVALIAARLGQTRLIDNRTIPITK from the coding sequence ATGGAAGTGACAACAGAAGTCCGCGAAACGCGTCGTTTGCTTCGGGAAGCGCGGCAGAAAGGTTGCCGAATTGGCTGTGTCCCAACGATGGGCGCACTTCACGCTGGTCATTTGAGCCTGATTGAAGAGTGTCGAAAAAGTGTGGATTTCGTGTTGGTAACCATTTTCGTTAACCCCACACAGTTCGGCCCCTCAGAAGATCTCGAACGGTATCCCCGTCCATTGGCCCAGGATCTGAACTCTTGTGAGCACGTTCAGGTTGATGCAGTCTTCACACCGGAAATCCCGACACTCTACCCCGAAGGATTCGACACCTGGGTAGAATGTGGCGAAATTTCCGGAATTCTCGAGGGGGCTTCTCGCCCGGGACACTTTCGAGGAGTGACGACCATCGTCGCCAAGCTTCTGAATATCGTTCAGCCGGATGTCGCCTGTTTTGGGCAAAAAGACTACCAGCAGCAAACGATCATTCGTCAAATGGTCCGAGACCTGAATATCCCCACGGAAATCGTCGTTTGTCCGACTCTGCGTGAAGCGGACGGACTCGCTATGAGTAGCCGGAACGCCTACCTGAACGAACAGCAGCGAGCTTCGGCAGTTGCCCTGCACCAAGCATTGGAACGGGCGGAACAACTGCTTCAAGCTGGCGAGGCCTCTTTCAAGGACGTTGAAGAGGCGATGATCGAGCGGCTGAAGTCATTCGACGGAGTGAATCCGGAATACGCGGTGATTCGAGATCCTGACTCATTACAGGAACCTGATGAGGCAGCGACATCGGTTGTGGCGCTCATCGCTGCCCGATTGGGGCAGACACGCTTGATCGATAACCGTACGATTCCGATCACGAAATGA